From a region of the Zingiber officinale cultivar Zhangliang chromosome 4B, Zo_v1.1, whole genome shotgun sequence genome:
- the LOC121977369 gene encoding protein LIGHT-DEPENDENT SHORT HYPOCOTYLS 5-like: MESSSSAAGGPSSSSSRPSRYESQKRRDWNTFLQYLRNHKPPLVLSQCSAAHLIEFLRHLDQYGKTKVHLPRCPFYGAVADPTLGIADPTSACGCPLRQAWGSLDALVGRLRAAYEESGSGTAETNPFAARAVRIYLRDVRDAQAKARGIPFHKKRRSKGPSTDPAAGGESVSSSNAISGESSGGSARG, translated from the coding sequence ATGGAGTCGTCGTCGTCCGCGGCAGGAGGGCCGTCGTCGTCTTCATCGCGGCCGAGCCGGTACGAGTCGCAGAAGCGTCGGGACTGGAACACGTTCCTGCAGTACCTGAGAAACCACAAGCCGCCGCTGGTGCTCTCGCAGTGCAGTGCCGCCCACCTCATCGAGTTCCTGCGCCACCTCGACCAGTACGGAAAGACCAAGGTCCACCTCCCCCGGTGCCCCTTCTACGGCGCCGTCGCCGACCCCACCTTGGGGATAGCGGACCCCACGTCGGCCTGCGGGTGCCCGCTCCGCCAGGCCTGGGGCTCCCTCGACGCCCTCGTAGGCCGCCTCCGGGCCGCCTACGAGGAGTCAGGCTCCGGCACCGCAGAGACCAACCCCTTCGCCGCCCGCGCCGTCCGCATCTACCTCCGCGACGTTCGCGACGCCCAGGCCAAGGCACGCGGCATCCCCTTTCACAAAAAGAGGCGCAGCAAGGGACCCTCCACCGATCCAGCTGCCGGAGGTGAGTCTGTCTCCTCCTCCAACGCCATCAGCGGAGAGAGCTCCGGTGGCTCCGCTCGCGGTTAA